CAATTGTGGCTATTTCAGTTTGGTCAAGTGGAACCAATCTTGAAGCTCCAAAGTCAGAAACTTTGGCAGTGTAAGTGTCATCTAAGAGTATGTTAGCAGTCTTCACATCTCTGTGGATGATGGGTATGGAAGCTGCTGAGTGCAAATATGATAGAGCTGCGGCTGCTTCTGTAGCTATCCTTAGACGTGTTTTCCATGACACATTTACTCCCTGACCTTGCTTATGTAAATAATCAAAAAGGGTGCCATTGTTAACAAATTCATAGACTAGTAAAGGAACTTCTGTTTCCAGACAACATCCCAAGAGTTTGACCACATTCCTGTGATTAATCTGTGACAGTATAATGACCTCATTAATGAATTGTTCCACCTGGCTCTGATCCACTGTTTTGGACTTTTTGATTGCTACAACTTTGTTGTTGGAGAGAAATCCTTTGAAAACTGTACCATAACCTCCTTTACCTATGATTAAGCTCTCATCAAAATTGTTGGTGGCTTTCTTAAGTTGTTCTGCACTGAAAATTGTAGTGGTCTGAGATGAGTCTTCTTTTGTGGAGAGTTGTTGTCTCAGAATGATGCCTCCGTTCTGCTGAAAAAACTTCTGCTTTAATTTCAAGACTTTCCTTTTCTGGTACATTAAGTACAACCAAGAAATCCCTATGAACAGAGCAATTAACCCTACACCGGCGCCTGTTACCaaagtatgaatatgaataAAGCAATTATACAATAGagtgagaaaattttaataaccatttttttatataaaaaaatacagttTGATATCTgttcaaaattagaatttttactttaataacaataatattttaagttaaaaaaaaaaagtaaactgtTAATATGTATTATGTTAAATGAGTATTTTTGTTCAAGGTTTCATAGTAACACTTCGTTTGTATATAaccacaaattattttattaattcagTGTTGAATAACCATTTTTTTGAAAACATCAACAGaaacaaaactgaaataaatttttttatttacttaccGATGACGATCTTCGTAAAAGCATCGGCCGGCTGCCTTGGGTGGCATCCTCCGCCTTCTTTTGTCCCATTTCCGATAAGTCCGTCAGGACAGAAACATTCAAAAGAGCCCAAAGTTTCACGACAATGATATTCACTATCGCAATTGTGTTTGTTATTAGTACACTCCGGAATGTCtagaaacaaaatcaaattgtaAATCTAAATGACACATCAAATAAGACacatgaataatatataaaaaaataacttattttaaacaagaaggaaagagaaagaacTTCAAGAGTAAAAAGCTTGacatcaaattaataaattatcaaaGGATGATAATGTTTGACATAAACAGATATAATGAATTGggaattaataattaatatatttcgTTTGATTATGGTTACAGTGTAATTGGAATAACCACTATTATGCATGAAATCTCTAAAGAGACTTATAAACTCAACCCATCATGCCATATATAATACGTATATGACAAAGACCTTGTTTATAGCATTAAAAATTAGCAcgtttaaattaataatatgttaagaTAAATGCGTAAGCTAATTTGAATCCAAAATTTAGTTGTTAAATTAGTCTAAAGGTTAGATTAAGTAATAAATCAATGAATTACCTTCGCAGCCATGGAGAAGGTACGCGTTTCCCTGAAAGCCTTGTTTACATTTGCATCGGTAACCATATTCAAACGGGGAGTTCTCACACTCGCTATAAGGACTCTTGCATGCATAATCTGCTCTGAGCATGGAAGCTTCGCACGTGTCGTTTCCAACGCTCCAATCCATGACAATAGGTGTCATACTGAACGGGGCGCCGTTTAAATGATCGACGGAGAAAGTGTAGTTGCCGTTTTTGACGACGAAAGAGAAGCCACAGTCGTTGAAATCGGAAGTGGAATTGAAATTGTTGAAGGACAAAGCTTGAAAAGTGATGTTCTTCATCCCTGGAGGAATGTCGACCTGGCAACACCCTATGCCGGTGCAGTTTCCGCTTCTCTGCATGCTTTCAACGCTCTCTAAGGTGTCGCACCTGGTCAAGCACCCCGTTGAAGACTCTGCGCCGTTCCGGAAACTGTTGAGATAGCCGTAGGTATCGCAGCCTACGGTCACGAACTTGTTGTCCTCACTAGAAATGCCAAAAACCGGTGTTGTGAGACTGACATCGTAGCCTTGTGTTTCTTCTCTACCTAACGATTCGTTTTTGCGAACCTCGGAGATGTAGGTGAGCATGTCGATTTTACCGGCGAGGGTTATGTTCAGAATTTGGACGTTACCTTTACCGCGATACAAGATTGAGTTTGTGCAAGTGAGATTCAATTCTTTGTCCAGAAAACAGTTTTCACCGGTGAGGTTTGAATTGCCGATGCCGAATGGATACGGAATCGATGAAACAATTCCGCATGAGTACGGGCAGCCGGGCAGGGCTTGGCTGGCGGCTTCTAAGGCCATCAATAACACCACGGTCAGTCTGGTGAGGTGCTTCTGCATCTCCTTCAATCTCATTGTTGCCATATGTGCACAATCCCACTTTTCATCGTATTTATATTGATCAGGCACCTACCTCCAATTAATTTACATAACTCTAATTATTAATGATATCCAAGAAATTTGCATATATCTAActggttttaaattttttatttttagtgaatatttaaaatttaatattttctcgttattttttatttgtttattattttagtttattgtcttattttgtcatttaacgtttttattttattttcacgcGTTAAAAAAATacgaaattttttattaatttgaaataatattataattaatgtaaaaattaaaaaatattttttattgtttaatataaaatgaaaattataaaatcatcaattttataatgatttattaCACATttcaagtaaaattaaattaaaacaattataaagagtaaaatatgaattcaaaaacataaaattaatatttgaaatatttgttaattttagataatataattattttaactaaatattataattttaaaactttttcaaatgtgttataaattattttaatttttttaaaataatgaattatccTTTTAAGAATTCCTATTTAAATATACGAATATGATCattaagagagaaaataatgaagtttttcttaaattaaaaaatgataaaataaataaatcctaaattaaaattaatttatgtgtaatttgaaagtaaaattttgaaaagaatgagattttaaattagattattgAAATCCTACACTTGATAAACGTAGACTAGTTAGTCATCACGCAAAGAATTGACGTTAGTATTTGTATGgtttatattaattcttttgCTGAGCGTGATATATATACTTTGACTTGTTAAacaattatataagaaaaaataccTCGACTTGTTAAACGGTTACAGACATGAGCATCTTAATCGTTGACGGAGACTTACTCACGCAGTTAATATAAGTCGTttttaagaataagaaaaaggaaaggtCATTAAATAAGTTGTAGGTAGACATAGTTGTcgatttcataaaaaaataataaaaaaaataacaataaatctacaataaaattatatcacacatataaaaaaaatattcatgaaggaaaaagttaaattgcaataattataaataaatatttatcggTAATTAATGTTATGTATTTTTGTGATAATTATTACTAGTTTTTTAATTGTGAggaaaatttatcattttattaacattttggttgttattttttaattaaaatattttttatcaacaaaaatttattattaccaACTAACgttatttgttaataattttttttagtgaatagatctatattaatatatgttagaaaatctatattaatatatgttagaAAAACGCAAAGCAATATTTGGACTGATAAAAATAGATGGTAAATTGGTTTACTTGATAAAAactatactttttaaaaaagttgttctttttaaaactgatttcataataaaaattattctttaagataataaaaagtaaataaaatagtGTAGAAAAAGAAGCATacacaaatgattttatactagtttagATCAAAAGATATTATGTTCAGTTTCTCTAAAAGAGTGATTAActaataactataaaataacAAGAACATATAActtaagagaataaaataaaggatAGAGTTCACCTCTCTTGAACACACAAGAGATTACTAACACTTTTTTTTGACACGCAAAAGGATGAACAACTTATCTTTTACACAAATAGTTTCTTCGAAACTTCTCATAAAGATTAAGTAGTTCCACTATAGGAAAAGGTTTAATTACCGACAAAATATTAGTGACGAACCTTAAGTCGTCGGTAAATTCAATTTACCGACGAAATTTTTGAGGGATACTACGAATTTGTTTGTCGAAAAGGATTGACCTTATTTCCCAACCAAGATGagagggtgaattggttttatattataaaaattgatcTTTTAAAACCTTTTGAAAATCTTTGAGTCTTTCTTGAAATGCAAGCAAATAAAGAATGTAATGAAATGAAAGAGATAAAGAATAGAAAAAACCACACTAAggtttatactggttcggcctcaatgcctacatccattccctttcaatcaacctgagattgaaagcaaatgcactatataGATTGAGTTTTACCACAAGCAATACAAAGACACCCTTTCAATGTATTCTCCTCTCTAACTCCAAATCTACTATAGTTAAACACACAAAAAGAACATTCCTCTTTTTGCAAAAACCCTTTGAGATACCCCTTTCAAAGTAACCAGAACTCCACATTCTCTTCCTGACTAGCGAAAACATGGAAACAACAATCACAGATGATTGTAGACGAAACTGATCTTTTAGTAGAACACCTCAGTGCAAATTGATCAAACTATGAAAACACAATAATTTCTTCAATAATCCTTGCTTTGATTTCTTCCAAATAAAtgcttcttgattcttggagaatgAACACTCTTGCAATTTAAGACTCAACAAACATTGTTAGATTTGAACAAGTTGTTTAATGCAAAGAGTtatgcgtcaatttatagaaatAACAACTCTGACGcaaattaatcgattacattattaatgtaatatgTTAAGCAATTAATACTTTCTGTAACAGAATTACATTTAACACATTTAACAAATTAAGTtagcatgtaatcgattaagcaatCAATGCAAGTCATAACATTCAAAAATATGACTGCTAAGGTAGTTATGACATATcaagaaaacaattttcaatcaatgaacattttaaccgattaagaAAAAAGTGTAATTAGTTAAGTACAAcacttaaacaaatttgaaaactttttcacaCCAAAACTCATCAATGCACTCAACAATCAAGTATATGCAAAtgcacgagttttaatcgattatccacataatgtaatcaattaaaactggCAGTTTGCCACAGTTAAACAAATATTGATATCTGATCAATCTAATTGAATACATaaacactgtaatcgattagtTCATACAAATATGAAATATGCATAGAGTTTTACCAATCTAATCCAATGAATATATATCACAAATATAATTACATATCACAGATATAAACATGATGAATATGTATAACATATGTAAACAACAGTTTTTCTTATTGtgtgcaagaaactattaaaaaatttatgttgttGTCAACATCAAAAATACATGTGGGATATATGTGGGTTTAACTTTCACATAgcttcccctatcaacaatctcccctttttttgatgatgcacaactaGAAACTATTTTTCCAGTTacttctccccctttgggcattagcaaaaaagataccatcaagtaattggaaaaAAAGTGCTTAAAGAGATACATCAAGAAGTTCTTACAAACCATCTACAAAATGTGATGCTTCCTCTATCATAATGAAGTAGCACTTTTAAACATTTTGAGCAATAAATTGATACCATAATTAGCGCTAAAAATAAATCAGATTAACACAGTATAATAGAATAACCAATGTATCAGAGCAAAAATATCATATTGTATACTGAGTTCAATATACTATATCAAGAAATAGCAAACATGTATTAGAGTAAAAATAATGCTTGATGTGCCAAGACCTGTTCAAAGACTTCAagattttaacatttaattcatcAACATCAATTGTCTTACCCAAACCTGTTAGATGGTTAACGATGTGTGTGAAGCGCTTTTGCACATCTGTTAttgtttctccaggttgcattctgaacatctcatactcccGAATCAATGTATTTTTCCTTGCGCGTTTCACATCATATGTACCTTCGTGAGtgactctaagtacttcccacatctTCTACACTGTCTTACACACTAAAACTCTATAGAATTCATCAAGTACCACAGTAGAAGatataatattacgagctttaaTGTCAAACTGagctcttttattttcttattcaataCCATCAATAGTTCCATAGGAGTATAAGGACCATTCTCAACTGCTTTCCAGATGCCTATGTCAATAGACCCCATAAAGATTTTCATTCTCACTTCCTAGAAGGCATAattatcaccagtaaaaagtggtggtctgttgatggaagcaccctcagcataaacttggttatgaccgaccatttttgaaattcttaaaaaactatcaaagcaaccTCTAAtaccaattttttatattggtaTTGCGTAGCGAAAAGGATTTAAAGAGCGTGTAATGGTAAAAAACCAAGAGGGGTGGGGTTAATTGGTTCTTTTAAAAGATATGATTTTCTTGTAGAACTTTTGTCAAAATGTTTAAATGCTAAAGTtgtagaaataaagaaaatcaacacaaatgattttatctTGGTTCAAATCAAAGGATTTTACATCCAGTCGTTAATAATTATAaagagtgattaacctttttaattaaaatatcgtTTCAGATTACAAATAGATTAATACAAAGATTAAAAGACAGagaacaccttccttcgacacacGAATGAAAGAACCTActcaatcaacttgaagagaGCCGCTTTGACTTTAGACGCACTAAACGCAAGCTtttcctattcacaagacttgataTGAGCACTCTAAGATTTGAGAACTTCCTGAGAACTTTTTTGTATTATCAAATGGCTTAGTTAACCTCTTAGAGGTTTAGGAAAGTGCATATATAGCCTAGGGGTAAAAAACTAAAAGACCTGCTCCCAActgctagtgataatcgattatgataagtgataatcaattatttgcggccgttatggggttttcaaaaaggtgataatcgattatttgcacgCCCTGAACAATATTAAACCAAgcaatgataatcgattatcttgtgtgataatcgattatttgcgtgAGCAACTCTTTTCTAAATtggcttgtgataatcgattatctagtgtgataatcgattatttgcgcaatGAATCACTAAATAGGAAAACTTCTAAGTACTTGTACATATGCAAAATTAATCCTATACAATTGTTTccttaaaatacttttaacatTGATACAACAagagtcttcaattcttcagcatttaacatcatcaaaacttcaatAGTAGCTTtaagacaccaatgctcctcattgatAACATCTTCTTTTGTCTCCTAAAGATTCATGGTTTTGCCCAAGTTAAATTCCTTTTGAAGAACCTTTGACCATTTTTGACCTTTTCTTGCTTTATCCTTGGACTCTTATTGGCTTTAGTGGTGTTAACTTGTGGTGTATGTCTTTTGGTGATAAAAACCGTGAGGAATCTTTTGAGGAATAGCCAAACCGTGAGGTAGCATCTTAAGGTGAAAAAGGCCTTGTGGGAAGCTTTAAGTCTTGTCTTGGAGACAGGAAGACCAGAGAGATTAAACACTTTGTGAGGAAATTGAtttatatgtagtttctttaagttgtaaaattgtatttattttccattttagaCTTATAATATTCGGCTTGTTAGGGGATTGTCCTAACAAGAACATTGGACATttgattaatttcattttagtttattaggTTGGAGGAACCATAGTTCTTCTAACTTAGTCATTAGGCCGCATAATGTAGATTCATTTCTTTCCTTTGTGGTAGTTAGTGTGTATCTACTTGTAGTCCAAGTTTGAGTCCTTTTGAGACGTTTGGTGCAAAGGAACTTGAGGTAAAATTTAGCTAGGAATGACTTGGTATTTAAGAAATTCATTGTGATTTACCTCTTTTTCCTAAAAGTGAACTTGAGTCTTTTTTGCTTCCTTAAGTCTCTTAAGGAAACATATTTGGAATTCAAGTTTGTTTGTTGCATTTCATATTTTCGAAAACTTTGAGAGTGTCTAAAATCGCCTCCTATGAAATTGGTAGTGACTCTAGTGAAGAGGTCAATCCCACTTTGAAAAACTTGGCAAAGAGCTAAAGTCactaaaaatttagaaaaagaaagagtttattttaaaggtaaaagaaaatatggaaaaagaagaatatcTTATTAAATTGAAGGAGGAACTTATAGTTCTCAATGCTAAGAAATATAGAGCACAAGAATAGATAAGAAAGAGTAAGAGTAGAAGTAGAAGTTACACTAGGAGGAGTTCAATAATTCCAACTCAAAATACATACACTCCATCACATCTTCAGGTAGATAATAGGATTCTTAACCAATACTGTCAACCTCCACCAAATAGATTGAGAAGAGAGCGTGAAAGAGAGAACCCTCATAGTGTGATTAGGGTGGATCTTCCCAATTTCCATGGCAAGGAAGATGTATAAGCATATCTAGATTGAGAGATAAAGGTATAACAACTCTTTGAATGTCACCAAGTTAGTGAGGAAAGAAAAGTGTCCATAGTGAtagtccaaaaacttgttgggctcgatttcggcaagtgcaccgaatcgttcaagtaataaaccggtaagaccgggtatcgttttcccaagagactcgtaatactagagaattgtgcgattaacaactcatatagactcaaaaacataacatcaatttacagaacaagtgcagaaagataaattcatacataattacagggttggactttggtattgaagacacttggaaatggaaaagactagaaatggtatgaaatgacattgttaaggttagttttcaccaatgcactcttgtgtataaccaatttcatctcctctctatcaatttactaaagtcaatccactaaaacactctagccctaatcccttaggcgAAAGAGCCTatgttttccttatcaaactccaatcccttggacaatctaacaagcaaaacccgcattaaagagctaggatctaagacaacatgtgaatcatcttccatccctagaatcaatgaaccacaaggactcctatttcagttctgggtttcatcttacgttcccataatccataaaacccaaaaatcaagtcatgaacgtccccattacatgcaagctttaagatcagaaacaagaatactaacaattgatagaaaaggcatatatatattcaaatcattcaacaattacacaagattcaaaggctacaactaatccctaacaagatgggtttggctctccatttccatggagagcctttaagcttacaaaatggccatggaagaagatgaagaacccaagaggaaggagggagtgttcccacgaaccctagcagccctccaagctctcctttGAGTGACttgcgcctccaaagaaccaaagacacaaaccccttcgcgtttaTGGGTTAAATAAGTTggatctgacacatcagcaaaagtcgcgcctggcgccctctcagtcgcgcccgggcgcgagcctctcggaaaacgtcgcgcccgggcgcgagcctctcggaaaacgtcgcgcccggcgccccatttctcacgcccgggcgcgagcttctcgcaaaaagtcgcgcccggcgcccctctGTCACGCTcgggcgcgaccagcacacaaaaACTGGCttctgtgcagaaactggcTTCTGTGCAGGTGGCGCTGGGCGCTCCCTGACCCAGGGGGGCCCggcctgacttttcagcactgcat
This window of the Vigna angularis cultivar LongXiaoDou No.4 chromosome 7, ASM1680809v1, whole genome shotgun sequence genome carries:
- the LOC108336939 gene encoding putative wall-associated receptor kinase-like 16, with the protein product MATMRLKEMQKHLTRLTVVLLMALEAASQALPGCPYSCGIVSSIPYPFGIGNSNLTGENCFLDKELNLTCTNSILYRGKGNVQILNITLAGKIDMLTYISEVRKNESLGREETQGYDVSLTTPVFGISSEDNKFVTVGCDTYGYLNSFRNGAESSTGCLTRCDTLESVESMQRSGNCTGIGCCQVDIPPGMKNITFQALSFNNFNSTSDFNDCGFSFVVKNGNYTFSVDHLNGAPFSMTPIVMDWSVGNDTCEASMLRADYACKSPYSECENSPFEYGYRCKCKQGFQGNAYLLHGCEDIPECTNNKHNCDSEYHCRETLGSFECFCPDGLIGNGTKEGGGCHPRQPADAFTKIVIGAGVGLIALFIGISWLYLMYQKRKVLKLKQKFFQQNGGIILRQQLSTKEDSSQTTTIFSAEQLKKATNNFDESLIIGKGGYGTVFKGFLSNNKVVAIKKSKTVDQSQVEQFINEVIILSQINHRNVVKLLGCCLETEVPLLVYEFVNNGTLFDYLHKQGQGVNVSWKTRLRIATEAAAALSYLHSAASIPIIHRDVKTANILLDDTYTAKVSDFGASRLVPLDQTEIATIVQGTFGYLDPEYMQSSQLTEKSDVYSFGVVLVELLTGEKPFSFDRAEEKRSLTAHFLCRLKEDRLFDVLQVGLLDEENQQEIMEVAILAARCLRLTGEERPAMKELTMELEGIKLTKKHPWINAGRNFEESEYLLYEAQSSYEHGDSSSGQQNTGYDTLRELELIDFGNGR